In Candidatus Thermoplasmatota archaeon, the following proteins share a genomic window:
- a CDS encoding CDP-alcohol phosphatidyltransferase family protein, with the protein MLGRYRKNVDWLFEPIARKIHIEPNTLTYISLIFAFFAGLSLYFSYWHHFLLVVASIMVLANGFLDALDGKVARLKNKATPKGDFIDHSIDRFADVFIVGGLASSPWCSPLVGIVAISGMLLTSYMGTQAQAVGYGREYGGLLGRADRLVILIFAPAIQYFLSCCGIAIFDRSFLQWVMVYFAVVGIATTIQRFVAVLRWFGKG; encoded by the coding sequence ATGCTGGGTAGATATAGAAAAAATGTTGACTGGCTTTTTGAGCCGATAGCACGTAAGATACATATCGAGCCGAACACTCTTACTTATATATCCCTTATCTTTGCATTTTTTGCCGGTCTCTCTCTTTACTTTTCGTACTGGCATCATTTTCTTCTGGTCGTAGCATCGATTATGGTTCTGGCGAACGGATTTCTTGATGCCCTGGACGGGAAAGTGGCACGATTGAAAAATAAAGCCACGCCAAAGGGTGATTTCATCGATCATTCAATTGACAGGTTTGCAGATGTTTTCATCGTTGGCGGGCTGGCATCTTCCCCATGGTGCTCGCCTCTGGTTGGCATCGTAGCCATTTCTGGAATGCTTTTGACCAGTTATATGGGAACTCAGGCGCAGGCAGTCGGCTACGGCAGGGAGTACGGCGGTCTCCTGGGGAGGGCAGACAGGCTTGTAATCCTGATCTTTGCACCTGCGATTCAGTACTTTCTGTCTTGCTGTGGCATAGCCATTTTTGATCGCTCATTTCTCCAGTGGGTTATGGTTTATTTTGCCGTTGTTGGCATTGCCACCACTATACAGCGTTTTGTTGCTGTGTTGAGATGGTTCGGAAAGGGCTGA
- a CDS encoding adenylate kinase family protein: MKIAITGTPGTGKTSVASVLARMGYTVEDTNNLAENFFVGYDEERECKIVDTDAMNDAFKKVKEEGILFVEGHLSHLLNIDFVIVLRCNPYELEKRLEKKKWKRSKIIENLEGEAMDIIFSQACELHDKRVMEIDTTGRKAEDVAREITKIAAKGFVYRKVGKVDWSEWLMEHAG; the protein is encoded by the coding sequence ATGAAAATAGCGATTACCGGTACTCCTGGCACCGGAAAAACATCTGTTGCTTCTGTCCTTGCCAGGATGGGATATACTGTCGAGGACACCAATAATCTGGCAGAAAATTTTTTTGTTGGTTACGATGAAGAAAGGGAGTGCAAGATCGTGGATACAGACGCCATGAACGATGCATTTAAGAAAGTGAAGGAGGAAGGCATTTTGTTTGTTGAGGGGCATCTGTCTCATTTATTGAATATTGATTTTGTCATCGTGTTGAGGTGCAACCCCTATGAACTCGAAAAAAGGCTGGAGAAAAAGAAATGGAAGAGGAGCAAGATAATTGAAAATCTGGAGGGAGAAGCGATGGACATCATATTCTCGCAGGCATGTGAGCTTCATGATAAGCGAGTAATGGAGATAGACACCACGGGCAGAAAAGCTGAAGATGTTGCTAGGGAAATAACTAAAATAGCAGCAAAGGGATTCGTATATAGAAAAGTTGGGAAAGTTGATTGGAGCGAATGGTTGATGGAACATGCTGGGTAG
- the glyA gene encoding serine hydroxymethyltransferase produces MNWEEEANFVREMAIKNNQMFGDCLPMIASENVLSPMCQEMLVTDFHGRYAEGTPGNRYYQGCEWFDEVEKKGIELAKKLFECKYADIRPTSGTVANMAVFKALTKPGDSVTVLDTASGAHISFGKWGAAGLRGLELHTYPFDGERMNIDVDGAAKLIREIEPALALFGQSVFLFPTPLKELAEVTHETGAKVIYDAAHVLGLIAGGKFQQPLKEGADVMTGSTHKTLPGPQGGIILADKTRDEEKYIKHLDWGVFPGVTSSYHLHHVAAKGIAFAEHLAFGKAYAEQIVRNAKKLAEGLYDNGVHVLGANYGFTESHQILFKVEKKKGGWAAEELEKAGIIANMNMVPGDEHPMHPSGIRLGVQELTRLGMKEAEMETIATFFKRVFLDREAANSVRKDVIAFKKNYRNIHYCFHDGIDAYRFHELIK; encoded by the coding sequence ATGAACTGGGAAGAAGAAGCAAATTTTGTGCGTGAAATGGCAATCAAGAATAACCAGATGTTCGGAGATTGTTTGCCCATGATTGCATCTGAAAACGTATTATCGCCCATGTGTCAGGAAATGCTGGTTACGGATTTTCATGGACGCTATGCTGAGGGAACGCCGGGCAACCGCTATTACCAGGGATGCGAATGGTTTGACGAGGTTGAAAAAAAGGGCATTGAGCTTGCTAAAAAATTGTTTGAGTGCAAATATGCGGATATCCGTCCTACCTCCGGCACAGTGGCAAACATGGCTGTTTTTAAAGCTCTAACCAAGCCGGGCGACAGCGTAACAGTGCTGGACACTGCCAGCGGTGCTCACATCTCCTTCGGCAAGTGGGGGGCTGCCGGACTTAGAGGCTTGGAGCTGCACACTTACCCATTTGACGGTGAGCGCATGAACATAGATGTTGATGGTGCTGCCAAGCTCATTCGCGAGATTGAGCCTGCGCTTGCCTTATTTGGTCAGAGCGTGTTTCTTTTTCCCACGCCGTTAAAGGAGCTTGCGGAGGTGACTCATGAAACCGGGGCAAAAGTCATATACGACGCTGCCCACGTTCTCGGTCTCATAGCAGGCGGCAAATTCCAGCAGCCGTTAAAAGAGGGGGCAGATGTTATGACCGGCTCTACCCACAAGACTTTGCCTGGCCCTCAAGGGGGAATAATTCTTGCTGATAAGACGAGGGACGAGGAGAAATATATAAAGCATCTGGACTGGGGTGTTTTTCCAGGGGTGACTTCCTCATACCATCTTCATCATGTGGCTGCAAAGGGCATTGCTTTTGCCGAGCATCTCGCATTTGGAAAGGCATATGCAGAACAGATTGTGAGGAATGCGAAAAAATTGGCGGAAGGGCTGTATGACAATGGAGTCCATGTTCTTGGGGCAAATTATGGGTTCACAGAATCTCATCAGATACTATTCAAAGTGGAGAAGAAGAAAGGCGGTTGGGCTGCCGAAGAACTGGAAAAGGCGGGAATCATTGCCAACATGAATATGGTTCCTGGAGATGAACATCCGATGCATCCATCCGGCATACGCCTTGGCGTACAGGAATTAACGAGGCTGGGCATGAAGGAGGCGGAGATGGAAACCATCGCCACCTTTTTCAAAAGAGTGTTTTTGGATAGGGAAGCTGCAAATTCTGTCAGAAAAGATGTTATTGCATTCAAAAAGAATTACAGGAACATACATTATTGCTTTCACGACGGCATCGATGCCTACCGTTTTCATGAATTGATTAAATGA
- a CDS encoding DUF5050 domain-containing protein, with amino-acid sequence MKRLGVLVIWITLISLATANKVDVQTLPTIKQNPAWSPDGTEIVFSGRYSKDDNFNIWLMNADGSDKRHLTNDTDSDNVNMPGSCWCPGNDRICFSSDRIDNDEIWTMKPDGSDLQRVTNNPANDWEPTWSPDGKWLVFQSDRNGNWEIYKIRSDGTDIVQLTNDPANDWEPNWSPDGDKIVFQSNRTGNWDIWVMDADGSNLSDVTNDPAEDTDPSWSPDGKKIVYSSNYGGLEEAEIYTINVNGSRITRVTYNPTYDGAPSWSPDGKKIAFESSRYGKLDIFIKTIHPFFTFQKGMSYAAWWNSSYLHEESDISLENLKSTGTEWISLIVTGYQENEHSTHIFRDNDSTPSDESIIHAIETIHSLGMEVMLKPHVDLHSGEWREEIWFDNEADWKEWFGSYKNFICSYAQLAESHGVGQFCIGCEFVKTVHRKEWLDIIYAIRENFSGPITYAANWDNYQNISFWHALDFIGIDAYFWLTEKNNPSIEELIEAWKRWEKEIEEVHNTTNKNITFTEIGYRSINGCNKDPWNWWRVDILDLQEQADCYEAALHAFYGKEWFSGIYWWMWYPNLTGGTNDKGYTPYGKPAEEILKNYYLEEVSIEIYKPDAGKIYFMNREIMAINSDKAIIIGKIIIEANTSGNKIEFYIDDELKSSDTQVPYEWLWDEFAIGTHEIKVITYDNKGNEASDEINVTIFNL; translated from the coding sequence ATGAAGAGATTAGGGGTATTAGTCATTTGGATTACCTTAATATCTTTAGCGACAGCAAATAAGGTTGATGTTCAAACTCTCCCAACAATAAAACAGAATCCAGCTTGGTCTCCAGATGGAACAGAAATTGTTTTTTCTGGAAGATATAGCAAAGACGATAATTTCAATATCTGGCTGATGAATGCAGATGGCTCAGATAAAAGGCATTTAACTAATGATACTGATTCAGATAACGTTAATATGCCTGGCAGTTGTTGGTGTCCAGGTAATGATAGAATATGTTTTTCTTCAGATCGTATCGATAACGACGAGATATGGACGATGAAACCTGATGGAAGCGATTTGCAACGAGTTACTAACAATCCTGCAAATGATTGGGAGCCCACGTGGTCTCCAGATGGAAAATGGCTGGTCTTTCAATCAGATAGAAATGGAAACTGGGAAATCTATAAAATAAGATCCGATGGAACAGATATAGTCCAATTAACCAATGACCCCGCTAATGATTGGGAACCAAATTGGTCTCCAGATGGTGATAAAATCGTTTTTCAATCCAATCGCACCGGGAACTGGGATATATGGGTGATGGATGCAGATGGCTCAAATCTAAGTGATGTAACAAATGATCCGGCAGAAGATACTGATCCATCATGGTCACCAGATGGTAAAAAGATTGTTTATTCCTCTAACTATGGTGGTTTGGAAGAAGCGGAGATTTATACAATAAACGTGAATGGATCCCGCATTACTAGAGTGACATACAATCCAACATATGATGGAGCTCCATCTTGGTCACCAGATGGAAAAAAAATTGCATTTGAGTCAAGCCGATATGGAAAACTTGATATTTTTATCAAAACCATTCATCCGTTTTTTACCTTCCAAAAAGGGATGTCCTACGCAGCATGGTGGAATAGTAGTTATCTCCATGAAGAGTCAGATATTTCGTTAGAGAATTTGAAAAGCACTGGTACTGAATGGATTTCATTGATAGTAACGGGGTATCAGGAGAATGAGCACTCAACGCATATATTTAGGGACAATGATAGCACGCCAAGCGATGAATCTATTATCCATGCCATTGAAACTATTCATTCATTGGGTATGGAAGTAATGTTGAAACCACATGTTGATTTACATAGCGGTGAATGGCGAGAAGAAATATGGTTTGATAATGAAGCAGATTGGAAAGAATGGTTCGGCAGTTATAAAAACTTTATATGTTCCTACGCCCAACTAGCTGAAAGCCATGGTGTTGGACAATTTTGCATTGGCTGTGAATTTGTTAAAACTGTGCATCGTAAAGAATGGCTTGATATTATATATGCAATAAGAGAAAATTTTTCTGGTCCAATAACTTATGCTGCAAATTGGGATAATTATCAGAATATTTCATTCTGGCACGCCTTGGATTTCATAGGCATTGACGCATATTTTTGGCTGACAGAGAAGAATAATCCAAGTATTGAAGAGTTAATCGAGGCATGGAAACGATGGGAAAAAGAAATTGAGGAAGTGCACAATACAACAAATAAAAATATAACTTTCACAGAGATAGGATACCGTAGTATTAATGGATGTAATAAAGATCCATGGAACTGGTGGCGTGTTGATATCTTAGATTTACAGGAACAAGCGGATTGCTATGAAGCAGCACTACATGCGTTTTATGGTAAGGAATGGTTTTCTGGCATATACTGGTGGATGTGGTATCCCAATTTAACAGGAGGAACAAATGACAAGGGATATACACCCTATGGGAAACCTGCTGAAGAAATTCTAAAAAATTACTATTTAGAGGAAGTTAGCATTGAAATATATAAGCCAGATGCAGGAAAAATTTATTTCATGAACAGGGAAATAATGGCAATAAACTCAGACAAAGCTATTATCATCGGGAAAATAATTATCGAGGCAAATACAAGCGGGAATAAGATTGAATTCTACATTGATGATGAATTAAAAAGTAGCGATACGCAGGTGCCATATGAATGGCTCTGGGATGAATTTGCAATAGGAACGCATGAAATTAAAGTTATTACTTATGATAACAAAGGAAATGAGGCAAGTGATGAAATAAATGTGACAATATTCAATTTATGA
- a CDS encoding Ig-like domain-containing protein, which yields MNLEEEANFVRDMAIKNNEFFGECLPMIASENILSPMCQEMLITDFHGRYAEGTPGQRYYQGCKYFDEVEYSEIYENEYGSGKCIFIITPIGRHYMWAAAQWGEYGDEGEAEYWRDRFMQLTEKIDIFVSFEINGDTIVIPYIDGNENMLRMLNFKGIENGNAVPETQHIRVTVHDNVADASLLNFMGDWSSPEITHRGNETIISFDLHTQCCMVYETNETVLYASVVKPRAGKIYLADREIMPLYSNRIIIIGKITIKVDAHGESEIDKVEFYIDDELKSSDAQTPYEWLWDEFAIGTHEIKVIAYDDAGNSASNKIDVLILNVG from the coding sequence ATGAATCTTGAAGAAGAGGCAAATTTTGTGCGCGATATGGCGATCAAGAATAATGAATTCTTTGGCGAATGCCTGCCAATGATCGCATCGGAAAACATTCTTTCCCCGATGTGCCAGGAAATGCTGATTACGGATTTTCATGGAAGATATGCTGAAGGCACTCCGGGGCAAAGATACTACCAGGGATGCAAGTATTTTGATGAAGTGGAGTACAGTGAAATATACGAAAATGAATATGGTAGCGGAAAATGCATCTTCATTATTACACCAATTGGAAGACATTACATGTGGGCCGCAGCACAATGGGGCGAGTATGGGGATGAAGGGGAGGCAGAGTACTGGAGGGACAGATTTATGCAGTTGACTGAAAAGATAGATATCTTCGTTTCGTTTGAAATCAACGGGGATACCATAGTTATCCCATATATTGACGGGAATGAAAATATGCTCAGGATGCTCAATTTTAAGGGAATAGAAAATGGCAATGCTGTTCCGGAAACACAGCATATACGGGTGACCGTTCATGATAATGTTGCTGATGCATCTCTTCTGAATTTCATGGGCGATTGGAGCAGCCCGGAGATCACTCACCGTGGCAACGAGACCATAATTTCTTTTGATCTTCACACCCAGTGCTGTATGGTGTATGAAACGAATGAGACTGTCCTGTATGCAAGCGTTGTTAAACCACGGGCAGGAAAAATTTATCTTGCAGATAGAGAAATCATGCCGTTGTACTCGAACAGAATAATAATCATCGGGAAAATAACTATCAAAGTAGATGCTCACGGCGAGAGTGAAATAGATAAAGTTGAGTTTTACATTGATGATGAATTAAAAAGCAGCGATGCGCAGACGCCATATGAATGGCTCTGGGATGAATTTGCAATAGGAACGCATGAAATAAAAGTTATTGCTTATGACGATGCAGGTAACAGTGCCAGTAATAAAATAGACGTTCTAATCCTCAATGTTGGCTAA
- a CDS encoding metal ABC transporter permease, which translates to MIELPTMLLITSILGSILAGFVCSTVGTFVVRMNLSSIGYCMSHAAFAGAAFGIMMSIDPLLSAILFSFGTALVIGPLAEKAKLDSNIIIGFLFSVTIALAFIFLNLIPGQAASGTALRILWGSIFAVTYNDLIFLGILSFTLILFIVVFYKEILSVMFNRKLAEASGINTRAFYFAILFFTGFAVSLSLRLVGGLLVFALIVNPTSSTYQFFFDFKKIIIFSPLIGIVSCLAGFWVSLITDFPIGASIVIVSAIIFALSIVISPKRKKGKNMLLLLI; encoded by the coding sequence ATGATCGAACTTCCCACGATGCTTCTGATAACATCAATTCTTGGCTCTATTCTTGCAGGGTTTGTCTGTTCTACCGTGGGAACTTTTGTGGTTCGGATGAACCTTTCATCAATTGGATACTGCATGTCTCATGCGGCATTTGCTGGGGCAGCATTTGGGATTATGATGTCAATCGATCCACTGTTGAGTGCGATTCTTTTTTCATTTGGAACCGCACTTGTCATAGGACCGCTCGCAGAGAAGGCAAAATTGGACAGCAACATCATCATCGGTTTTCTGTTCTCGGTTACGATTGCCTTGGCATTTATCTTTCTGAATCTCATTCCAGGGCAGGCGGCAAGTGGTACCGCATTACGCATTCTTTGGGGAAGTATCTTCGCAGTTACCTACAACGATTTGATATTTTTAGGGATACTTTCCTTTACATTGATTTTATTCATAGTTGTGTTTTACAAGGAAATTCTCTCCGTGATGTTTAACCGAAAATTGGCCGAAGCATCTGGAATCAACACAAGGGCGTTTTACTTTGCGATTCTCTTTTTTACAGGGTTTGCAGTCTCATTGTCACTGCGTCTAGTTGGTGGTCTCCTCGTCTTCGCATTAATCGTAAATCCAACTTCATCCACATACCAATTCTTTTTCGATTTCAAAAAGATTATCATCTTTTCCCCGCTTATCGGGATAGTAAGTTGTCTGGCGGGTTTCTGGGTATCATTGATTACCGACTTTCCAATTGGTGCTTCAATTGTGATCGTATCTGCTATTATTTTCGCACTTTCAATTGTCATATCACCGAAACGAAAAAAAGGCAAAAATATGTTACTCCTTCTGATTTAG
- a CDS encoding metal ABC transporter ATP-binding protein has product MINMDSAKNIIELQNITTIYEGERIPAIYDIDFTVKQGEFVSIIGPNGAGKTTLLETINGILPYISGVGYVFGKEIKKHKTEIRKNVGYVIQNFEIDPLAPFLSKDIVMTGRAGKIGLFCFPTNRDWKIVYSNMKLVGMKSFVLRPIGKLSGGEFQKILLARALSQEPKLFLLDEPFSNLDLSARKQMGKLITKIHDEQGITIVMVSHDIQSIPKRCSRVVVLDRGRIIKDGKREDSLTSDTMSKIFREGA; this is encoded by the coding sequence ATGATAAACATGGACTCAGCTAAGAATATCATCGAACTCCAGAATATCACTACAATCTACGAAGGGGAAAGAATACCTGCTATCTATGACATCGATTTTACCGTAAAACAAGGGGAATTTGTTTCTATTATCGGACCAAACGGCGCTGGAAAAACCACATTATTGGAAACGATAAACGGCATTCTTCCATATATATCTGGAGTTGGCTACGTCTTTGGAAAGGAAATCAAAAAGCATAAAACGGAGATTCGGAAGAACGTTGGTTATGTTATACAAAATTTTGAAATTGATCCTCTTGCTCCGTTTTTATCTAAAGATATTGTTATGACCGGACGTGCGGGAAAAATAGGATTATTTTGTTTTCCAACTAATCGCGACTGGAAAATTGTTTACTCAAATATGAAACTTGTGGGTATGAAATCATTTGTTCTAAGGCCGATAGGAAAGTTATCTGGGGGAGAATTCCAGAAGATACTTTTGGCTCGCGCTCTTTCACAGGAACCCAAACTTTTCCTTTTGGATGAACCATTCTCAAATTTAGATCTCTCGGCACGAAAGCAGATGGGGAAGTTGATCACCAAAATACACGACGAGCAGGGGATCACCATTGTTATGGTATCCCACGACATTCAATCCATCCCTAAAAGATGTTCACGTGTTGTGGTTTTAGATAGGGGAAGAATCATCAAAGATGGAAAAAGAGAGGATAGTCTCACATCTGATACGATGTCCAAAATTTTTCGCGAGGGAGCATGA
- a CDS encoding isoprenylcysteine carboxylmethyltransferase family protein, whose translation MKKDSLLDRYLSAKFIIGATIKFPILIGGGTLGIIFSWLRLPFYPLSNIFGIILLVIGHVIHLGYSHKELRKYGIHPHQHSTEIERLVSSGLYSKARHPGYLGLVLIYFGFAFGFGVAWMLIPAVIFTVLTYLAAIKEEKLLEQQFGKGYEKYKRQVPWKFIPNVL comes from the coding sequence ATGAAAAAAGACAGTTTGCTGGACAGATATCTCTCAGCGAAATTTATTATAGGTGCGACTATCAAATTTCCAATATTAATTGGCGGAGGAACATTAGGAATCATATTTTCCTGGCTAAGGCTTCCCTTCTATCCATTATCAAACATTTTTGGAATTATTTTGCTGGTAATTGGGCACGTTATCCATTTAGGATATTCTCATAAAGAACTGAGAAAATATGGCATTCACCCACATCAGCACTCGACGGAGATTGAGAGACTTGTATCCTCTGGCCTATATTCAAAGGCGAGACATCCAGGATACTTGGGATTGGTTCTTATATATTTTGGATTTGCATTCGGTTTTGGTGTTGCGTGGATGCTGATTCCAGCAGTCATCTTCACCGTTTTGACTTACTTGGCTGCTATAAAAGAGGAGAAACTTTTGGAACAACAATTTGGAAAGGGGTACGAAAAGTACAAAAGGCAGGTACCCTGGAAATTTATACCGAATGTATTATGA
- a CDS encoding formylmethanofuran dehydrogenase subunit E family protein, with protein sequence MNEELKQIKRFHGHLGPYAVIGYRMGKLANRMLGEDPFTKRAIVWNGTTPPLSCIIDGLQLASGCTLGKGNITVHSDGITKARFINKSGKSIEISLKSAVKNDIDTTVTEKNMIGFSEKLYQRPDNELFDIELSEIVEASFDSTVK encoded by the coding sequence ATGAACGAAGAACTTAAACAAATAAAACGATTTCACGGGCATCTCGGCCCCTATGCTGTCATTGGGTATAGGATGGGAAAACTGGCAAACCGCATGTTAGGAGAAGACCCATTTACAAAACGGGCAATAGTATGGAATGGTACAACACCTCCTCTTTCATGCATCATCGATGGGCTCCAGCTTGCATCTGGCTGTACGTTGGGAAAAGGAAATATCACCGTTCATTCTGATGGTATCACAAAAGCTCGCTTCATCAATAAATCTGGCAAATCCATCGAGATATCATTAAAATCTGCCGTCAAAAATGATATCGATACAACCGTCACAGAGAAAAATATGATCGGTTTTTCTGAAAAACTCTATCAAAGACCAGATAATGAATTGTTTGATATTGAGTTGTCTGAAATTGTCGAAGCATCATTTGACAGCACGGTGAAGTAA
- a CDS encoding metal ABC transporter substrate-binding protein has translation MNQLKGKKSVVVGIVIFAALVCNAPPIQADESGINIVCTNSMLADFTEYLLENTTNITVEYIMPAGVCPAHFDTSPSDVALITSADIIISLGWEPWLDDLLESSGNTDYKEIRCSHLGEWNIPSGAKEYVEKLTTGLSIIIPELNDTLQANSQEYVSLINETAEQLKNMITNEGYQGRKVICMQWQSEFATWLGLNVVCSYAPPERLSTLDMLNVSNAAQSEGVCAIIDNLQSGTDFGARIASESGATHVIFTNFPGAISGTDSYIDMITYNTEQIVNGISTFDYKQGEIVHLERDISSLELQRNISLSGAFTLGAIAVILFILYRKK, from the coding sequence ATGAACCAATTGAAAGGAAAGAAAAGCGTAGTAGTAGGGATAGTGATATTTGCGGCGCTCGTTTGTAATGCACCACCCATCCAAGCAGATGAATCAGGAATTAACATCGTATGCACCAATTCAATGCTTGCCGATTTTACCGAATACCTATTGGAGAATACCACCAATATCACCGTTGAATATATCATGCCTGCTGGTGTTTGTCCAGCACATTTTGATACGAGCCCCAGCGATGTTGCCCTTATTACTTCAGCAGATATCATCATCTCATTGGGGTGGGAACCATGGCTCGACGATCTGTTAGAATCATCTGGAAACACGGATTATAAAGAGATCAGATGTTCGCACCTGGGTGAATGGAATATTCCATCAGGAGCAAAAGAATATGTGGAAAAACTGACAACCGGGTTGTCAATCATCATTCCTGAATTAAACGATACGCTTCAGGCGAACTCACAAGAATACGTATCTCTTATTAATGAAACTGCTGAACAACTCAAAAATATGATAACGAATGAGGGATACCAAGGTAGGAAGGTGATCTGTATGCAATGGCAAAGTGAGTTTGCCACATGGCTTGGATTGAATGTCGTTTGCTCCTATGCCCCTCCAGAACGCCTTTCAACTCTGGATATGCTCAACGTATCAAATGCCGCGCAGAGTGAAGGCGTCTGTGCCATAATCGATAATCTCCAAAGTGGAACAGACTTCGGGGCCCGTATCGCCTCAGAATCTGGAGCAACCCACGTAATCTTTACGAACTTTCCCGGCGCGATCTCAGGGACTGATTCCTACATAGATATGATAACTTACAATACCGAGCAGATCGTGAATGGCATTTCAACCTTTGACTACAAACAGGGAGAAATTGTCCATCTAGAAAGGGATATTTCCTCATTGGAACTTCAAAGAAATATATCTCTCTCGGGAGCTTTTACATTGGGGGCTATTGCCGTCATTCTATTCATTTTGTACAGGAAAAAATAA
- the nikR gene encoding nickel-responsive transcriptional regulator NikR produces MTVERAGVSFEPGLLAKFDALIKAKGYGNRSEAIRDLVRKSLIESEIKAEKGDVIGTLTIIYNHDVSDVTNRLQHLQHHHLSEIISTTHIHIDEHTCLEVLVVRGKANIVRRLANNIKAIKGVKHGELVITKTPF; encoded by the coding sequence ATGACAGTAGAAAGAGCAGGGGTGTCATTCGAGCCAGGACTGTTGGCAAAATTTGATGCGTTGATAAAAGCGAAGGGATATGGTAATAGATCCGAAGCTATTAGAGATTTGGTACGAAAATCTCTTATTGAATCGGAAATTAAGGCTGAAAAAGGCGATGTTATCGGGACACTTACAATCATTTATAACCATGATGTAAGCGATGTTACTAATCGTTTGCAACACCTTCAACATCATCATCTTTCTGAAATTATCTCTACCACCCACATTCATATTGATGAACATACCTGTCTTGAAGTGTTAGTGGTTCGTGGAAAAGCTAATATTGTAAGAAGGTTAGCAAATAACATAAAAGCCATAAAAGGCGTGAAACATGGTGAATTGGTTATAACAAAAACTCCATTTTGA